The following coding sequences are from one Deinococcus sp. Leaf326 window:
- a CDS encoding transglutaminaseTgpA domain-containing protein: MTAPRPSTARPPTPTLRPTRLGTLFLVLVVLTLIGCVNYGLSLGYGLTFLLGGVWVIGAAQALRAVRGVRVGPPVPEHVPALAGRPLTFRVPLSREGRTLEAMQGGALRLRMRARQGEQTHPLSAAAPVSAAAGGLGLTLPAPRRGTLSLEAWRLSGLDPLGLWTADLPLTPDTGPGEVRLWVAPAAEAQPPAPPTLFAAGHAETGRRAAGQDDLAGLRPYQAGDAPRLVSWRHAARTGALLTREYDAPAGQAPALDWAATAGLPDPEARLSRLCAWVLAARAQGDAFSFSLPGTVLAAAAGEAQVAAALGALSAFGTPPTLPTLAPVRRTLLSPARREILPAGPLRFSLLALAVALLPGVLRQPVWLTALLAAGLGYAALRAGQDQGAAGPRRLPGVPAAALALVAVLGALGLNAVYGTLLGQDAGTALLGLLVVLKAAETHTRRDARLLSLLGLFLTSTHFFHDQGPLTALHALLATAALLAALGGWTLEDGEDRAADDAAPAPATGLRRAGQMMLLAAPLAGLLFALFPRPDGPLWQLPIQQGAQTGLADSISAGEFSNLAQSREVAFRADFTGTVPGPEERYWRGPVYELYDGLRWTQLRAFFNTAPIAVSGPTRSYSITLEPSGKPWLLALDSPVTQPRGTYFTSAFQAAAYPPPTRRTRYTFTQQAARLGLNEDERRLNLNLQLPPGQNPRALALAQGWRSLAPAQRVQAGLGVFRTGFSYSLNPPTLPEQNRIDAFLSSSRVGFCEHFASAFTFLMRAAGVPARIVGGYQGGEVNPDGGYLTVRQQDAHAWAEVWLAGQGWVRVDPTAVVAPARIRTDLGTALTQPQATAARPPGPLARALLRVDALQNSWNTWVAGYDGTQQRTLLARLGVGGVGSAPYLLALAALAVLAVLPGLMLARRAARPRDPLARSLHDLGTRLGLPQLPGETPTAYAARAGEQFPALAAELRAVAAEYNRLRYGRAGSDPAGVRGLRDRVRQVRRPR; encoded by the coding sequence ATGACGGCTCCGCGCCCCTCCACCGCCCGGCCCCCCACGCCCACCCTGCGCCCGACGCGACTGGGGACCCTCTTTCTGGTGCTCGTGGTCCTGACCCTGATCGGGTGCGTGAACTACGGTCTGAGCCTGGGCTACGGCCTGACCTTTCTGCTCGGCGGCGTGTGGGTCATCGGCGCGGCGCAGGCCCTGCGGGCGGTGCGCGGGGTACGGGTGGGGCCGCCGGTCCCCGAACATGTCCCCGCGCTGGCCGGGCGTCCCCTCACCTTCCGGGTGCCGCTCTCGCGGGAGGGCCGGACGCTGGAGGCGATGCAGGGCGGCGCGCTGCGCCTGCGCATGCGGGCCCGGCAGGGCGAACAGACCCACCCCCTGAGCGCCGCCGCCCCGGTCAGCGCGGCGGCGGGCGGCCTGGGTCTGACGCTGCCCGCCCCTCGGCGCGGCACCCTGAGCCTGGAAGCCTGGCGCCTGAGCGGCCTGGACCCCCTGGGCCTGTGGACCGCCGACCTGCCCCTGACCCCCGACACCGGTCCCGGCGAGGTGCGGCTGTGGGTGGCCCCCGCAGCCGAGGCCCAGCCCCCTGCGCCGCCCACCCTGTTCGCCGCCGGGCACGCCGAGACCGGGCGGCGCGCGGCGGGCCAGGACGACCTCGCCGGGCTGCGGCCCTACCAGGCGGGCGACGCCCCCCGGCTCGTGTCGTGGCGCCACGCCGCCCGGACCGGAGCGCTGCTGACCCGCGAGTATGACGCCCCGGCCGGGCAGGCCCCGGCCCTGGACTGGGCCGCGACTGCCGGGCTCCCTGACCCCGAGGCGCGGCTCTCGCGGCTGTGCGCCTGGGTGCTCGCGGCGCGCGCGCAGGGCGACGCCTTCTCCTTCTCGCTGCCCGGCACGGTCCTCGCGGCGGCGGCGGGCGAGGCGCAGGTGGCGGCGGCCCTGGGGGCACTCTCGGCCTTCGGGACGCCCCCGACCCTGCCCACACTCGCTCCGGTGCGGCGCACCCTGCTCTCCCCCGCTCGCCGCGAGATCCTGCCGGCTGGGCCGCTGCGCTTCTCGCTGCTGGCACTGGCCGTCGCGCTGCTGCCGGGGGTGCTGCGCCAGCCGGTATGGCTCACGGCGCTGCTGGCGGCAGGGCTGGGGTACGCGGCGCTGCGGGCAGGCCAGGACCAGGGGGCAGCCGGTCCACGGCGCCTTCCGGGGGTCCCGGCCGCCGCGCTGGCCCTGGTCGCCGTTCTGGGCGCGCTGGGCCTGAACGCTGTCTACGGGACGCTGCTGGGGCAGGACGCGGGCACAGCGCTGCTGGGGCTGCTCGTCGTCCTCAAGGCGGCCGAGACGCATACCCGGCGCGACGCCCGGCTGCTCTCCCTGCTGGGCCTGTTCCTGACGAGCACCCACTTCTTCCACGATCAGGGACCCCTGACCGCGCTGCACGCCCTGCTGGCGACGGCGGCCCTGCTCGCCGCGCTGGGCGGCTGGACCCTGGAGGACGGCGAGGACCGCGCGGCCGATGACGCTGCGCCCGCACCTGCGACCGGCCTGCGCCGCGCCGGGCAGATGATGCTCCTCGCCGCGCCGCTGGCCGGGCTGCTCTTCGCGCTGTTTCCGCGCCCGGACGGGCCGCTGTGGCAACTGCCCATCCAGCAGGGCGCGCAGACCGGACTGGCTGACAGCATCAGCGCGGGCGAGTTCAGCAACCTCGCCCAGAGCCGGGAGGTGGCCTTCCGGGCCGACTTCACGGGCACGGTGCCCGGTCCCGAGGAACGCTACTGGCGCGGCCCGGTGTACGAGCTGTACGACGGCCTGCGCTGGACGCAGCTGCGGGCCTTTTTCAATACTGCGCCCATTGCGGTCAGTGGCCCCACCCGCAGCTACAGCATCACACTGGAGCCCAGCGGCAAGCCCTGGCTGCTTGCGCTGGACTCGCCGGTCACGCAGCCGCGCGGCACCTACTTCACGAGCGCGTTTCAGGCGGCGGCCTATCCGCCCCCCACGCGGCGTACTCGCTACACCTTCACGCAGCAGGCCGCCCGCCTGGGGTTGAACGAAGACGAGCGGCGTCTGAATCTGAACCTGCAACTACCGCCCGGCCAGAACCCGCGCGCCCTGGCCCTGGCGCAGGGCTGGCGCAGCCTCGCGCCCGCGCAGCGCGTGCAGGCGGGACTCGGCGTGTTCCGCACGGGCTTCAGCTACAGCCTCAACCCGCCCACGCTGCCCGAGCAGAACCGCATCGACGCCTTCTTGTCCAGCAGCCGCGTGGGCTTCTGCGAGCATTTTGCCAGCGCCTTCACCTTCCTGATGCGGGCGGCGGGCGTGCCGGCGCGCATCGTGGGGGGCTACCAGGGCGGCGAGGTGAACCCCGACGGCGGCTACCTGACCGTGCGCCAGCAGGACGCCCACGCCTGGGCCGAGGTCTGGCTCGCGGGGCAGGGCTGGGTGCGGGTGGACCCGACCGCCGTGGTGGCCCCCGCCCGCATCCGCACCGATCTGGGCACGGCCCTGACGCAGCCCCAGGCGACCGCCGCCCGGCCGCCCGGCCCACTGGCCCGCGCTCTGCTGCGCGTGGACGCCCTGCAAAACAGCTGGAACACCTGGGTCGCGGGCTACGACGGCACCCAGCAGCGCACTCTGCTCGCCCGCCTGGGGGTGGGCGGGGTCGGGTCGGCCCCCTACCTGCTGGCCCTCGCGGCCCTGGCCGTCCTGGCCGTGCTGCCGGGACTAATGCTCGCCCGGCGCGCTGCCCGCCCCCGCGATCCCCTCGCGCGCAGCCTGCACGACCTCGGCACGCGCCTGGGCCTGCCCCAGCTTCCGGGCGAGACCCCCACCGCCTACGCCGCGCGGGCCGGCGAGCAGTTTCCGGCGCTGGCAGCCGAGTTGCGCGCCGTCGCCGCCGAGTACAACCGCCTGCGCTACGGCCGCGCCGGCAGCGACCCCGCCGGAGTGCGCGGGCTCCGCGACCGGGTGCGGCAGGTGCGCCGGCCCCGCTGA